In one window of Chryseobacterium viscerum DNA:
- a CDS encoding BspA family leucine-rich repeat surface protein yields MIVRKVQTLIFLLLIFFANAQNEFITVWKPSLAPPSYPYAGIPVNSNNNQIWFPGRGTNYQIYWEEIGYPSHNATLTNVTSAYQTLIDFGVPQNPNPSDATYRLKVSNGNGNFHQIRFADWDMFNDNGIVGDVHKIQLIEQWGNIQWSSMEQAFQACKILDFTATDIPDLKEVTDMSHMFLGCYSLVGNSSINTWNISNVTTLLGTFSGCFVFNQPVGDWNTSNVTMMGITFSVAKLFNQPLANWDTSKVTATTAMFSGAAQFNQPIGNWDMSSNLDAEFMFSNAMNFNQPLGSWNTSQIIEMNHMFNGAKTFNQDLSQWDTGNATIMSGMFNNAENFNSNISNWDTRKVQWMQDMFNGAKKFNQNIGKWNVALVKNMNNMFSNAIVFNQNLGSWNLGSLLYATNMFKNSALNCQNYDSILYGWSLNSSTPNNINLSSVSPLTYSHNAAITARNYLINNKGWTISGDTYNGECQSFLGTSDVKVKGDLSIYPNPATHIIYVKNSRAKDFKIIDLSGRIVLSGNLENEQINVQALAPGSYILQLSSKEDIQNLKFIKK; encoded by the coding sequence ATGATTGTAAGAAAAGTCCAAACACTCATTTTTCTTTTGCTGATATTCTTTGCAAATGCTCAAAATGAGTTCATCACGGTATGGAAACCCAGCCTCGCCCCACCTTCCTATCCTTATGCGGGAATTCCTGTTAACTCAAATAATAATCAAATCTGGTTTCCCGGAAGAGGAACAAATTATCAGATCTATTGGGAAGAAATAGGCTACCCTTCTCACAATGCCACTTTAACGAATGTAACTTCTGCTTATCAGACCCTCATCGATTTCGGAGTGCCTCAAAACCCTAATCCATCAGATGCCACTTACCGGTTAAAAGTAAGTAACGGAAACGGAAATTTTCACCAGATAAGATTTGCCGACTGGGATATGTTTAATGATAACGGAATTGTAGGAGATGTTCATAAAATACAATTGATAGAACAATGGGGAAATATTCAGTGGTCTTCTATGGAACAGGCATTTCAGGCGTGCAAAATTTTAGATTTTACAGCAACAGATATTCCTGATCTGAAAGAGGTAACTGATATGTCCCACATGTTTTTAGGCTGTTATAGCTTAGTAGGAAACTCCAGTATCAACACCTGGAATATTTCCAATGTAACAACGCTGCTGGGAACATTTTCAGGGTGTTTTGTATTCAATCAGCCGGTTGGAGACTGGAATACGTCCAATGTTACCATGATGGGGATAACATTCAGTGTGGCAAAGCTTTTCAATCAGCCTCTGGCCAACTGGGACACTTCCAAAGTAACTGCTACTACGGCTATGTTTAGTGGAGCTGCACAGTTTAACCAACCCATCGGAAACTGGGATATGTCTAGTAATCTTGATGCAGAATTCATGTTTTCCAATGCTATGAATTTCAATCAACCACTCGGAAGCTGGAATACCTCACAAATTATTGAAATGAATCATATGTTTAATGGAGCAAAGACTTTCAATCAAGATCTATCTCAATGGGATACAGGCAATGCTACCATTATGAGTGGCATGTTTAATAATGCTGAGAATTTTAACAGCAATATTTCCAATTGGGATACCAGAAAAGTACAATGGATGCAGGATATGTTCAATGGTGCTAAAAAATTCAATCAGAATATAGGAAAATGGAATGTAGCTTTAGTAAAAAACATGAATAACATGTTCAGTAATGCAATTGTTTTTAATCAAAATTTAGGAAGCTGGAATCTGGGTTCTTTACTGTACGCCACTAATATGTTTAAAAATTCTGCACTGAACTGCCAGAACTATGACAGCATACTGTATGGCTGGAGTCTGAATTCTTCGACACCAAATAATATTAACCTATCTTCAGTTTCACCTCTTACTTATTCCCATAATGCAGCAATAACTGCCAGAAACTATCTGATTAACAACAAAGGCTGGACAATCAGTGGAGATACATATAACGGAGAATGTCAATCCTTCCTTGGGACTTCTGATGTAAAGGTGAAAGGTGATCTCAGCATATATCCGAACCCTGCCACCCATATTATTTATGTAAAAAATTCCCGTGCAAAAGACTTTAAAATTATCGACCTAAGCGGAAGAATTGTTTTAAGTGGAAATCTGGAGAATGAACAGATCAATGTTCAGGCTTTAGCTCCCGGAAGCTATATTTTACAGCTTTCTTCAAAAGAAGATATTCAAAACTTAAAATTCATCAAAAAATAA
- a CDS encoding BspA family leucine-rich repeat surface protein — protein MLIFLLLIFPAKAQNEFITIWKTQNAQLIKFPGRGINFQVSWEEVGYPQHNGIMSNVTSTTEFIINLGTPLNPSPAQASYKIKISDGNGSFDQVRFFDNTLIPTYNASDRSKITQIAQWGNIKWKSFDNAFVFCDYMDVTATDAPDLSMATSMRQMFYLCTSLIGNSSFNTWNTSTITDMYYMFGDDYQFNQPIGSWDTSNVTDMSYMFDTTGFNQPLGEWNTANVTTMEHMFHYAENFNQDLQNWNTGNVTNMNEMFHDTAFNQDIGRWNLSSLTTATDMFLNSAMSCLNYDKTLYGWSQSPSTPNNINLSSASPLVYSHADAVAARNYLTNNKGWTISGDTYNGLCNQTLSTSEKKISTQPSIYPNPVKENIYLKNIPNPVSYIITDMSGRTVAKDNLKYEEITVSLLTPGNYILQILTKNKVHSFPFIKK, from the coding sequence ATGCTCATTTTTCTTTTGCTGATATTCCCGGCAAAGGCACAAAACGAGTTCATCACCATCTGGAAAACCCAAAATGCACAGCTCATTAAATTTCCCGGCCGGGGAATCAACTTCCAAGTATCCTGGGAAGAGGTAGGATATCCTCAACACAATGGAATAATGAGTAATGTCACTTCAACTACTGAATTTATTATCAATCTGGGAACACCATTAAACCCATCTCCTGCCCAGGCAAGCTATAAAATCAAAATCAGTGACGGAAATGGAAGCTTTGATCAGGTGAGATTCTTCGACAATACATTAATTCCCACTTATAATGCTTCAGACCGCTCAAAAATCACTCAAATTGCCCAATGGGGAAATATAAAATGGAAAAGCTTTGACAATGCTTTTGTATTTTGTGACTATATGGATGTGACGGCTACTGATGCACCAGACCTCAGCATGGCAACCAGCATGCGCCAGATGTTTTATTTATGTACTTCACTGATCGGCAATTCCTCTTTCAATACATGGAATACCTCTACCATTACAGATATGTATTATATGTTTGGCGATGATTATCAGTTTAACCAGCCAATTGGAAGCTGGGATACTTCCAATGTTACAGATATGTCCTATATGTTTGATACAACGGGATTCAACCAGCCTCTCGGCGAATGGAATACAGCAAACGTGACAACTATGGAACATATGTTTCATTATGCTGAAAACTTTAATCAGGATCTTCAAAACTGGAATACGGGAAATGTTACCAATATGAACGAAATGTTCCACGATACAGCTTTTAATCAGGATATCGGAAGATGGAATCTGAGTTCATTAACAACCGCTACCGATATGTTTCTCAATTCTGCAATGAGTTGTTTAAATTATGACAAAACGCTTTACGGATGGAGCCAGAGCCCATCAACGCCTAATAACATTAATCTATCAAGTGCCTCGCCATTGGTCTATTCTCATGCTGATGCTGTAGCTGCAAGAAACTATTTAACCAATAATAAAGGCTGGACAATATCCGGTGATACTTACAACGGACTTTGCAACCAGACACTTTCAACTTCTGAAAAGAAGATCAGCACTCAGCCCTCCATCTATCCGAATCCTGTGAAAGAAAATATTTATCTGAAAAACATTCCGAATCCGGTAAGCTATATTATAACCGATATGAGTGGAAGGACTGTTGCCAAAGATAATCTGAAATACGAAGAAATTACTGTCAGTCTTTTAACTCCGGGAAATTATATTCTGCAGATCCTGACAAAGAATAAGGTTCATTCATTTCCATTTATTAAGAAATAA
- a CDS encoding 4'-phosphopantetheinyl transferase family protein produces MPLYRDFSDDNATILVWKYDESEELDIHQLLEPENAEKVKDYHPKKLLEVLMVRKLLKGLKPDSKILYKEREPFLSPNDAEISITHSFPFAAIAISKNKIGIDVEKFNPKILRVIDKFTYENERGFIPEDKADTFYTIIWSVKESMYKIHHSKYWSLKKNYEVKPFELKHLHKISCRVYDDQFSDEFKARVEFFDDYCFTIVEE; encoded by the coding sequence ATGCCCCTTTACCGAGATTTTTCAGATGATAATGCCACCATCCTTGTTTGGAAGTATGATGAAAGTGAAGAGCTTGATATTCATCAACTTCTGGAACCGGAAAATGCCGAGAAGGTAAAAGATTATCATCCTAAAAAATTACTGGAAGTTTTGATGGTGCGGAAGCTCCTGAAAGGATTAAAGCCGGATTCTAAGATTTTATATAAAGAAAGAGAGCCTTTTCTTTCTCCTAACGATGCGGAAATTTCCATTACACATTCTTTTCCCTTCGCTGCCATTGCCATTTCTAAAAATAAAATAGGGATTGACGTCGAAAAGTTTAATCCTAAGATTTTAAGGGTGATTGATAAATTTACCTATGAGAATGAGCGCGGTTTTATTCCTGAAGATAAAGCAGATACTTTTTATACGATTATATGGAGTGTGAAGGAAAGTATGTACAAGATTCACCACTCAAAATATTGGTCTTTGAAGAAAAATTATGAAGTAAAACCTTTCGAGCTGAAGCATCTCCATAAAATAAGCTGCCGTGTTTATGATGATCAGTTTTCAGATGAATTTAAGGCCAGGGTAGAGTTTTTCGACGACTACTGCTTTACGATTGTGGAAGAGTAG
- a CDS encoding pyridoxamine 5'-phosphate oxidase family protein yields the protein MNQNHTEKKARPVAPKVKELINASKSIILATVDAEGNPNSSYAPFVQVDQTFYILVSFMAKHTKNLADGRKTSIMFIEDESAAKQIYARERLTFEAVTSQIERDSEIWNTVIAQLKETHGKVVDVISEMGDFILIALQPVKGSYVNGFGSAYFVDANLEIVEHRNDVNHQSK from the coding sequence ATGAATCAAAACCATACAGAAAAGAAGGCCAGGCCGGTTGCTCCAAAAGTAAAAGAACTGATCAATGCTTCTAAAAGCATCATTCTGGCTACTGTAGATGCAGAAGGGAATCCCAATTCAAGCTATGCTCCTTTCGTACAAGTAGATCAGACATTTTATATTCTGGTGTCTTTCATGGCAAAACATACTAAAAACCTTGCTGACGGAAGAAAAACATCCATCATGTTTATTGAAGATGAATCAGCTGCCAAACAGATTTACGCTCGTGAACGCTTAACTTTTGAGGCAGTAACTTCTCAGATTGAAAGAGATTCTGAAATATGGAATACTGTAATTGCTCAACTTAAAGAGACTCACGGAAAAGTAGTGGATGTCATTTCTGAAATGGGGGATTTTATTTTAATAGCCTTACAGCCTGTAAAAGGATCTTATGTAAACGGATTCGGAAGCGCCTATTTTGTAGATGCAAATCTTGAAATTGTAGAGCATAGAAATGATGTGAATCATCAGTCTAAATAA
- the yiaA gene encoding inner membrane protein YiaA, whose translation MKKQRVSNAFVAASWVALGAGMIGFIVGLARAEMLLNEKGYYFTILLYGLFAVVSLQKAVRDRLENIQVTDIYYGICWFATLSSIVLLAIGLWNATILPSEKGFYAFAFLLALFGAIAVQKNTRDNMLQE comes from the coding sequence ATGAAAAAACAAAGAGTATCGAATGCATTCGTCGCAGCATCATGGGTAGCATTGGGAGCAGGAATGATCGGTTTTATCGTTGGTCTTGCAAGAGCTGAAATGCTGCTGAATGAAAAAGGATATTATTTCACGATTCTTCTTTATGGCTTATTTGCCGTTGTTTCTCTACAAAAAGCAGTACGTGACAGATTGGAAAATATTCAGGTAACCGATATTTATTACGGAATCTGCTGGTTTGCCACATTATCATCTATTGTATTACTGGCCATTGGACTTTGGAATGCAACTATTCTACCGAGTGAAAAAGGTTTTTATGCCTTTGCCTTTCTGCTCGCTCTCTTCGGGGCCATCGCAGTTCAGAAAAACACACGTGACAATATGCTTCAGGAATAA
- the ahcY gene encoding adenosylhomocysteinase has translation MSTTTQYVPYKVKDISLAEWGRKEITLAEAEMPGLMSIREEYGPSQPLKGARIAGCLHMTIQTAVLIETLVALGAEVTWSSCNIFSTQDHAAAAIAAAGIPVYAWKGLNEEEFDWCIEQTLFFGEDRKPLNMILDDGGDLTNMVFDKYPEFTKDIKGLSEETTTGVHRLYERMKNGTLVMPAINVNDSVTKSKFDNKYGCKESAVDAVRRATDVMLAGKRVVVCGYGDVGKGTAASFRGAGSIVTVTEIDPICALQAAMDGYEVKRLDTVVDNADIIITTTGNFNIVRGEHFLKMKDKAIVCNIGHFDNEIDMAWLNKNYGQTKSEVKPQVDIYTIEGKEVIILAEGRLVNLGCATGHPSFVMSNSFSNQTLAQIELWNNSAAYGNEVYMLPKHLDEKVAALHLKKLSVELETLSPEQAEYIGVDVKGPFKPEYYRY, from the coding sequence ATGAGTACTACAACACAATACGTTCCTTATAAAGTTAAGGATATCTCCCTTGCAGAATGGGGTAGAAAAGAAATTACCCTTGCAGAAGCAGAAATGCCTGGTTTGATGTCTATCCGTGAAGAATACGGACCATCTCAACCACTTAAAGGAGCAAGAATCGCAGGATGTCTTCACATGACGATCCAAACGGCTGTGCTTATCGAGACATTGGTAGCTTTAGGAGCTGAAGTTACCTGGTCATCTTGTAATATTTTCTCTACACAGGACCACGCTGCTGCTGCTATTGCTGCTGCAGGAATTCCGGTGTATGCATGGAAAGGTTTAAATGAAGAAGAATTTGACTGGTGTATTGAGCAGACTTTATTCTTTGGTGAAGACAGAAAGCCATTAAATATGATTTTGGATGATGGTGGAGATTTAACAAACATGGTTTTTGATAAATACCCAGAATTTACAAAAGATATCAAAGGTCTTTCTGAAGAAACCACTACCGGAGTACACAGACTGTACGAAAGAATGAAGAACGGAACTTTAGTAATGCCTGCAATCAACGTAAACGATTCAGTAACTAAATCTAAATTCGACAACAAATACGGATGTAAAGAATCTGCTGTAGATGCAGTAAGAAGAGCTACAGACGTAATGTTAGCCGGAAAAAGAGTGGTAGTTTGCGGATACGGAGACGTAGGTAAAGGTACTGCTGCTTCATTCAGAGGAGCTGGTTCTATCGTTACTGTAACGGAAATTGATCCAATCTGTGCGCTTCAGGCTGCTATGGACGGTTATGAAGTAAAAAGATTAGACACTGTGGTAGATAATGCTGATATCATCATCACTACAACAGGTAACTTCAATATCGTAAGAGGAGAACATTTCCTTAAAATGAAAGATAAAGCTATCGTTTGCAACATCGGGCACTTCGACAACGAAATCGATATGGCTTGGTTGAACAAAAACTACGGTCAGACTAAATCTGAAGTGAAGCCTCAGGTTGATATCTATACTATCGAAGGAAAAGAAGTAATCATCCTTGCAGAAGGTAGATTGGTGAACTTAGGATGTGCTACAGGCCACCCAAGTTTCGTAATGTCTAATTCTTTCTCTAACCAGACTTTGGCTCAGATCGAATTATGGAACAACTCTGCTGCTTATGGAAACGAAGTATACATGCTTCCTAAGCACTTAGATGAGAAAGTAGCTGCTTTACACCTTAAGAAATTAAGCGTAGAGCTTGAAACTCTTTCTCCTGAGCAGGCTGAATATATTGGTGTAGATGTAAAAGGGCCATTCAAGCCGGAATACTACAGATACTAA
- a CDS encoding BspA family leucine-rich repeat surface protein gives MYKKLLFSTLCILLFQFSKAQNEFITVWQPGFISSAPISVSAPYPAVNNQIWFPAIGNNFTISWEEVGYPSHHGTMTNVTSAKQVLIDFGTSLHPNPMQASYRVKVSNVNGPFRILSNEYAPSTGVKYNGSVDKLLEIAQWGDIQWSTMNNAFAFCPDITLTASDVPDLSNVTDLSGMFRSAKNFTSNHSINSWDTSSVQDMSELFSQTKFNSPIDNWNTSNVTNMFRMFHYAKLFNQPLKTWDVSKVTNMQYMFMNAEKFNQPLQDWNTESLTTMADMFNSAREFNQSLNTWNISNVASLSGVFSFAVQFNQPLNNWDTSKVTDMSRTFLGATNFNQNINSWDTTKVGNMSYMFAEAVSYNEPMTSWKTGSVTDMSFMFHFDPYFNQNISNWNTAKVVNMEHMLHRCYEFSHNLENWDVSTVSNMDLMLKETTSYNHSLEKWNLNSLTTAFSMLTSSGLDCVNYSNTLMGWSNNSNTPDNINLGDVSALVYSGTATPSRNLLLNTKGWVFMGDSLGSCELQLGVSDHNLSNEPQIYPNPATDMIYLKNIPNPESYIITDMSGRMIIKESLKSDKIPASLLSPGNYILQIFTKNRVHSFPFIKK, from the coding sequence ATGTACAAAAAACTCTTATTTTCTACTTTATGTATTCTATTATTCCAGTTTTCAAAAGCACAAAATGAATTCATCACCGTTTGGCAGCCTGGCTTTATAAGTTCTGCTCCCATCTCTGTTTCTGCCCCTTATCCTGCAGTAAACAATCAAATCTGGTTTCCGGCTATTGGCAATAATTTTACAATAAGCTGGGAAGAAGTAGGTTATCCCTCACATCATGGAACAATGACTAATGTTACTTCTGCCAAACAGGTTTTAATAGACTTCGGAACATCCTTACATCCTAATCCGATGCAGGCCAGTTACCGGGTGAAAGTAAGTAATGTAAATGGTCCTTTCAGAATACTTTCTAATGAATATGCTCCTTCTACAGGAGTGAAATACAATGGAAGTGTTGACAAATTACTTGAAATCGCCCAATGGGGAGACATTCAATGGAGTACAATGAACAATGCCTTTGCATTTTGTCCTGATATAACACTCACCGCTTCAGATGTACCGGATCTGTCCAACGTTACTGATCTATCCGGAATGTTCAGGTCTGCAAAGAATTTTACTTCCAATCATTCAATAAACAGCTGGGATACCTCATCTGTACAGGATATGTCTGAACTGTTTTCTCAGACAAAATTCAATTCTCCAATTGATAACTGGAACACGTCCAATGTTACCAATATGTTCCGTATGTTTCATTATGCAAAACTTTTCAATCAGCCTCTGAAAACCTGGGATGTCTCTAAAGTGACCAATATGCAGTATATGTTTATGAATGCAGAAAAGTTTAACCAGCCGTTACAGGACTGGAATACTGAGTCTCTCACTACTATGGCTGATATGTTCAATAGTGCAAGAGAGTTCAATCAATCTCTTAATACCTGGAACATTTCAAATGTAGCCTCTCTTAGTGGTGTATTTTCTTTTGCTGTACAATTCAACCAGCCACTCAATAACTGGGATACTTCAAAAGTAACCGATATGTCCAGAACATTTCTTGGAGCCACGAACTTTAATCAAAATATTAATAGCTGGGATACAACCAAAGTAGGCAATATGTCATATATGTTTGCAGAAGCTGTGAGCTATAACGAGCCTATGACTTCCTGGAAGACAGGAAGCGTTACAGATATGTCTTTTATGTTTCATTTCGACCCGTATTTCAATCAGAATATAAGCAATTGGAATACTGCTAAAGTGGTTAATATGGAGCACATGCTGCACCGCTGTTATGAATTCTCTCATAATCTGGAAAACTGGGATGTCAGCACGGTTTCAAATATGGATCTAATGTTAAAGGAAACTACTTCATACAATCATAGTTTAGAAAAATGGAATCTGAACTCCTTAACAACTGCTTTCTCGATGCTTACTTCTTCAGGATTAGACTGTGTAAATTACAGCAATACACTTATGGGATGGTCTAATAACAGTAATACTCCTGATAATATTAATCTTGGTGATGTTTCCGCCCTAGTCTATTCCGGTACCGCAACTCCTTCAAGAAATCTACTTCTCAACACAAAAGGATGGGTTTTTATGGGTGATAGTTTAGGCAGCTGCGAACTTCAACTGGGTGTATCAGATCATAACCTTAGTAATGAACCTCAAATTTATCCTAATCCGGCAACGGATATGATTTATCTGAAAAATATTCCCAATCCGGAAAGTTACATCATTACCGATATGAGTGGAAGAATGATTATTAAGGAAAGCCTGAAAAGTGATAAAATTCCTGCCAGCCTTTTGTCTCCGGGAAATTATATCCTGCAAATCTTTACCAAAAACAGGGTTCACTCCTTTCCATTCATCAAAAAATAA